The genome window GCAGGCCGAAAGTGTACACAGGGCGAGGGTCTCTACGGGAAGCCTATACTTCCTAACTACGATGCCAAGGAATCAATATATTCCTTGCTCGTAGTTAGGATTTTTTGCATTTGTATGTGTCTGTGACCTTGGCATGAACCAATCATGCAGGCGTATTTTCTTATCATCAGGAGGTTTATTCACAAATGAAATATTATCTGTCCGTTCTCGCGGGAGCGATGAGCTATGGCATATTATCCACGATTGTGGTTCTGGCGTATGGCGAAGGATATAAACTTGGTGAAGTTGTGGGAACACAGCTGATTACGGGTTTTCTTCTTTCATGGATGCTGGCGCTATACACAAAATTTAGAACAAAACGCAAGTCACAGGCAAATGGCCAATCTTCAGGAGCCGTGGCACAGGTATTCAAGCGGTTGACGTGGAAACAACGTCTGCTATTGATGGCTGCCGGAACACCAACGGTAATTACGGGTCTTGTGTATTATCAGTCTTTGCGTTACATCCCGGCTTCACTTGCCATTATCCTGCTGTTCCAGTTCACCTGGATTAGTGTATTGATTCAGGCGATAAGCAAACGTCAACGTCCAGACAAAGTCACATTCCTGACGTTGATCGTGCTGTTTGGCGGAACTTTGCTGGCAGCGGGTTTCCTGGAACAGGGACTGGGTGAGTTCAACGGTCTGGGTATTGCTCTTGGACTGATGGCAGCGGTAAGTTACTCCCTGTTCGTATTGTTCAGCGGCAAAGCGGTTCCTTCAGCGCATCCTGCCTTTCGTAGTGCGTGGATGGTAACAGGGGGATTGATCCTGCTGTGCATTTTGTTCCCGCCGACATTCCTCTTCAATGGATTGATCTGGAGCCAGTTGCTGGTGTTTGGACTGCTGCTCGGATTCTTCGGAGCATTTATTCCACCGGTATTATTCGCTATCGGCGTTCCGCATATTGGAGGCGACATGGCCGGAATTCTGGGTGCGGTGGAGCTTCCAATTGCAGTACTGTTATCCTCTATCGTGCTCCATGAGCATGTCAGCGGATTGCAATGGTTCGGGGTTATCATTGTACTCATTGGAGTTGCCCTGCCAGAGTTGTATAAATTACGCATGAGAAGAAGTCGTAGTCGTAGTAAACCAATCTACTCCTGATCCAGACGAAAAGGGATATTGCGGAGCATGAACGGGAATAACCGTAGATAAGCCTGAGAAATCAGGCTTTTTTATTTAAATATTCTATATAAATTGAACTAAACATTTACACGAAACGGAGAGGACAGAAAGGACCTGAAGAAGCGGAGCGTTCGCCTAAAAGCTTTCTGAAAGAAAGATGCATCGGAAGCATAAGCTATCCCCGGACTTCCCCTTTATAAAAGGAATCAAAAAATCTGGGAATAACAGCGATCGGAAGGTTGTGCTGTCATCGGAGTGTGCAGTGTAAATGTTCTTTAGTTCAATTTATATGGCTCAACCACAATAGCCCAGAGGGGTCATTTTCAATGTCATGCGAATCAGGTATGCTTATAAAATACATCCGTCTGTGGATTGATTATTGATGGAACCATCGAATGAGGAGTGTTTATATGAAAAGCTGGTTTGGAAAAACCTGGCCTTGGATCACGCTGGGTCTGACTGTTGTTGTACTGCTTGGATCATTTTTGGTTTATTTTATGGGCAAAGACGTATCCCCAGGATCAGGAAGTGCTGTCACTGCACAAGCCGAGACACCGGAGGATTTGAAGGGATATGAAGTCATTGATGTGGACGTGAGCAACGATGGTTTTGGACCAGACGTTATTGAGGTGAAAGCTGGTGTACCGACCAAAATAAACTTTATTCTGACTCGGTCGGTGACACATGTGAAATCAGTCGGATCACAACAGCTTGGCATGGATCTGTATATGCAAAAGGGACCCAATTATTATACGATCGACAAAGATCTGCCAAAGGGCGAATACGAAATTCACTGTGGTATGTACATGATATACGCAACGATTAAGGTCGTCTAAGCAGAAGGAGCATGGTTTCGGGTCACCGAGCTTTGCTCCTTTTTTTGGTGCGTGATATCATGGGAAAGTGGGTAAAATTGATCAGGAGGTGCGAAAATGAAAGCGCTATTTATTGGAGGGACAGGCACCATCAGCACGGCCATTACGGAGATGCTTGCACAGCAAGGCTGTGAACTGTATTTGATTAATCGAGGCAATCATAACCATGACTTACCTAAGGAAATCAACGTACTTCAAGCGGACATTAATGACGAGACACGTGTAGCAGAACTGATCGCTGATCTGGAATTTGATGTTGTGGCAGACTTTATTGCCTTTGTACCATCTCAATTGGAGAGAGATTACCGTTTATTTAAGGATAAAACAAAGCAGTTTATTTTTATAAGCTCAGCATCTGCGTATCAGACGCCTTTGGCTGATTACCGGATCACGGAAGGGACACCTTTATCGAATCCGTACTGGGAGTATTCTCGCAACAAGATTGCCTGTGAAGACTATCTGATGAAACAATACCGCGAGCATGGATTCCCTGTGACTATTGTGCGTCCAAGCCATACGTATGGCGACAAATCTGTACCTCTTGGTGTTCATGGTGCTCAAGGCAGCTGGCAGGTTCTCAAGCGCATACGTGAAGGCAAACCTGTTATCATCCATGGAGATGGTACCTCACTATGGACCATTACGCACAACACCGATTTTGCCAAAGGGTTTATCGGGCTTATGGGAAATATCCATGCAATTGGTGAATCGGTACATATCACCTCGGACGAATCCGTCACCTGGAATCAGATTCATGAGATTATTGCCGGCGTCTTGGGAGTTAAGCTCCACGCGGTACATGTACCATCCGAATTCTTGGCAGCATGCAGTGACCAGGATCTTCGCGGCGGTTTGCTGGGAGACAAAGCCAATACCGTTGTGTTTGACAACAGGAAGCTGAAACGGCTTGTTCCGGAATTTGTAGCAACGACAAGAGCGGACCAAGGCATACGAAGTACGATTGAATACATTCTGGCCCATCCTGAATTACAGACCGAAGATCCGGAATTTGATGGCTGGTGTGACAAGGTCGTTGCTGCGTTGGATGAAGCGTTATTGAAAATCAGAGATGAGAAATGAGAAATAAGGTGTTCATGATCAACTGTTTACATTCATGAGCTGAATCGTTATAATCAAGAAAAAATGACACTTGTTAGGGGAGGCACCCCAACTTAGGACATCGTTCCTTTGTTGGGGTGCCTCCCTTTTTTTGTGTGCCAAAAAGGAGAGTAGACGTTGAAGAAATCAGGAAAACGTGTGAAGAAACAAGCGGAACAGCTAACCAAGGTGGTGCTGGCATTTGCTTTATTATCACCTCAAGCCCTGTTGCTTGAATGGGGAGCAGCCACGGTAATGGCTGAAACGGTTGAAACGATCGGGATTGTATCCGATACGTCCAGCATGAAGGCGGTTCAGTCCTCCAAGGTGAAAGTGGAGATGAACAGTGACGGAAAATACAGAATTGTATTACTGCCAAACACAAATGTATTTTACGGTGGTGATACCGGGAATGTGTCCACCATTATCGACCACAACGGATCTCCCGTGAACTTCAAATCATTGCCACTGAATTATTACCGCATTAACAATAATGTGATTGAAATGTCGCGGCAAAAGGACAATGTGGAATACATTTTGCGTGTATCTATCGTTAATGCCACCTCACAAGGTGGATACATGAAGGTTGAACTTGAAGCTATTAATCGAAGTGGAACGGCACTGAATTTGGGTGGAACATTTTATTGGGATACGATGGTGAATGGCAATGATGCTTCTCCATTTGAAGTTATTGAGAATGGATGGCGTAATTACAGCGGGGGTGTTCAGGTCACGGCTTTTTATGCCAATACGTACAATGTTGTAAATGCAGATCGCATATATATGGGCCAGTACAGCAGCCCAGATAGCGCACAGCTCACGGGAGGGTCTTCACCTTCAGCGTTCACTCCAGGCCAGACCGTAACGGCGAGTGATACAGCCGCACAATTTTGGTGGGACGCCAAGGCTACAGCGAATCAGGCTTCACGCAAATTTTCAACCATTGTGGGGATCGGCCCCAAAAATGCCCCACCTTCGTTTACCTTAACAGCACCTTCTTCAGGTCAAACCTATTACAAAGGCGAGCAACTTCAGATCTCCGGTACAACGAGAGATACGGATATAGGTGACCTGTTGACTGTGAAATGGTCCATTGATGGCGGGGCCGAGAATATGCTGACCCAGATGACCGCAACGGGTTCTAATCAGTCTTTTAACACCAATTACACATTGCCTGATACCCTGCCAGATGGCACACACACATTACAAGTATGGGTTATGGATGACAAGGGTGGGGTGTCCTCAGCAGGGACCGTTAACTTTACGGTAAGAAGTTTTGTAGTGCCAGGAACGCCGACATATACATTGGTTAATTCCAATAACTTGACGGTGAACTGGGATAAGAAGGCGAATGATGCATCCGTTACGTATGAACTGAAAAATATGACGACGAATCAGATTGTGGATACAGGTACAACAAACAGTCGGCA of Paenibacillus sp. FSL R5-0517 contains these proteins:
- a CDS encoding DMT family transporter, with translation MKYYLSVLAGAMSYGILSTIVVLAYGEGYKLGEVVGTQLITGFLLSWMLALYTKFRTKRKSQANGQSSGAVAQVFKRLTWKQRLLLMAAGTPTVITGLVYYQSLRYIPASLAIILLFQFTWISVLIQAISKRQRPDKVTFLTLIVLFGGTLLAAGFLEQGLGEFNGLGIALGLMAAVSYSLFVLFSGKAVPSAHPAFRSAWMVTGGLILLCILFPPTFLFNGLIWSQLLVFGLLLGFFGAFIPPVLFAIGVPHIGGDMAGILGAVELPIAVLLSSIVLHEHVSGLQWFGVIIVLIGVALPELYKLRMRRSRSRSKPIYS
- a CDS encoding cupredoxin domain-containing protein; translation: MKSWFGKTWPWITLGLTVVVLLGSFLVYFMGKDVSPGSGSAVTAQAETPEDLKGYEVIDVDVSNDGFGPDVIEVKAGVPTKINFILTRSVTHVKSVGSQQLGMDLYMQKGPNYYTIDKDLPKGEYEIHCGMYMIYATIKVV
- a CDS encoding SDR family oxidoreductase, whose translation is MKALFIGGTGTISTAITEMLAQQGCELYLINRGNHNHDLPKEINVLQADINDETRVAELIADLEFDVVADFIAFVPSQLERDYRLFKDKTKQFIFISSASAYQTPLADYRITEGTPLSNPYWEYSRNKIACEDYLMKQYREHGFPVTIVRPSHTYGDKSVPLGVHGAQGSWQVLKRIREGKPVIIHGDGTSLWTITHNTDFAKGFIGLMGNIHAIGESVHITSDESVTWNQIHEIIAGVLGVKLHAVHVPSEFLAACSDQDLRGGLLGDKANTVVFDNRKLKRLVPEFVATTRADQGIRSTIEYILAHPELQTEDPEFDGWCDKVVAALDEALLKIRDEK